From Apium graveolens cultivar Ventura chromosome 9, ASM990537v1, whole genome shotgun sequence, the proteins below share one genomic window:
- the LOC141686249 gene encoding heat shock 70 kDa protein 7, chloroplastic-like — protein sequence MASTAAQIHVLGPNYTPNPTRTNLKSPFFGTSLSFTTPKSSLLRLRKCSNRRNHVLRVAAEKVVGIDLGTTNSAVGAMEGGKPVIVTNAEGQRTTPFVVAYTKNGDRLVGQIAKRQAVVNPENTFFSVKRDENGNVKLDCPAIGKQFAAEEISAQFNLLL from the exons ATGGCTTCCACTGCAGCTCAAATCCACGTCCTCGGACCCAATTACACCCCCAACCCGACCCGAACCAACTTAAAATCTCCATTTTTCGGAACCTCATTATCATTCACAACCCCCAAATCATCACTCCTGAGGCTAAGAAAATGCAGTAACAGAAGAAACCATGTGTTACGTGTCGCGGCGGAGAAAGTGGTGGGGATTGATTTGGGGACTACTAATTCAGCCGTGGGTGCTATGGAAGGCGGGAAGCCGGTGATTGTTACCAATGCGGAGGGGCAGAGAACGACACCGTTTGTGGTGGCATATACGAAGAATGGGGATAGATTGGTGGGTCAAATTGCCAAAAGACAGGCTGTTGTTAACCCGGAGAATACCTTCTTTTCGGTTAAGAG AGATGAGAATGGGAATGTTAAGCTCGATTGTCCCGCCATTGGCAAACAATTTGCTGCCGAGGAAATTTCTGCTCAG TTCAATTTGTTGCTTTAA